A stretch of Gossypium hirsutum isolate 1008001.06 chromosome A06, Gossypium_hirsutum_v2.1, whole genome shotgun sequence DNA encodes these proteins:
- the LOC107930581 gene encoding LOB domain-containing protein 39 isoform X2 — MAAEFYEKDAARHVCYGRVYGGLNRLKLKATLPCFSLSFLAGVISFRLSPPSLNLNVPSLLFEACGRTVNPVNGAVGLLSSGNWHICQAAVETVLQGGALRPISAGSWTPSCDESSDRFCVNSCNFESKPLTTTMMMTGNQSVLTAPSDLSLSVTAKLGREMRTKTASFYSEESEITTLGSNGNEETQDTKILNLFV; from the exons ATGGCTGCCGAGTTTTACGAAAAGGATGCAGCGAGACATGTGTGTTACGGTCGAGTTTACGGTGGATTGAATCGGCTGAAGCTCAAGGCAACGCTACCTTGTTTCTCGCTAAGTTTTTTGGCCGGAGTGATCTCCTTTCGCTTATCTCCTCCGTCCCTGAATCTCAACGTCCCG TCTTTATTGTTTGAGGCATGTGGACGAACTGTGAATCCGGTGAACGGAGCGGTGGGGTTGTTATCGAGTGGTAACTGGCATATCTGTCAAGCGGCAGTGGAAACGGTTCTTCAGGGCGGAGCTTTACGACCAATTTCGGCTGGATCCTGGACACCGAGTTGTGACGAGTCATCAGATCGTTTCTGTGTTAACTCGTGCAACTTTGAATCGAAGCCGTTAACGACGACGATGATGATGACGGGGAATCAATCGGTTTTGACGGCGCCGTCGGATCTTAGCTTGTCTGTGACGGCTAAGTTGGGCAGAGAAATGAGAACTAAAACGGCGTCCTTCTATTCAGAAGAATCGGAGATTACCACTCTTGGAAGCAATGGAAATGAAGAAACCCAAGACACAAAAATTTTGAATCTCTttgtttaa
- the LOC107930581 gene encoding LOB domain-containing protein 39 isoform X1: MSCNGCRVLRKGCSETCVLRSSLRWIESAEAQGNATLFLAKFFGRSDLLSLISSVPESQRPALFQSLLFEACGRTVNPVNGAVGLLSSGNWHICQAAVETVLQGGALRPISAGSWTPSCDESSDRFCVNSCNFESKPLTTTMMMTGNQSVLTAPSDLSLSVTAKLGREMRTKTASFYSEESEITTLGSNGNEETQDTKILNLFV; encoded by the exons ATGAGCTGCAATGGCTGCCGAGTTTTACGAAAAGGATGCAGCGAGACATGTGTGTTACGGTCGAGTTTACGGTGGATTGAATCGGCTGAAGCTCAAGGCAACGCTACCTTGTTTCTCGCTAAGTTTTTTGGCCGGAGTGATCTCCTTTCGCTTATCTCCTCCGTCCCTGAATCTCAACGTCCCG CTTTGTTTCAGTCTTTATTGTTTGAGGCATGTGGACGAACTGTGAATCCGGTGAACGGAGCGGTGGGGTTGTTATCGAGTGGTAACTGGCATATCTGTCAAGCGGCAGTGGAAACGGTTCTTCAGGGCGGAGCTTTACGACCAATTTCGGCTGGATCCTGGACACCGAGTTGTGACGAGTCATCAGATCGTTTCTGTGTTAACTCGTGCAACTTTGAATCGAAGCCGTTAACGACGACGATGATGATGACGGGGAATCAATCGGTTTTGACGGCGCCGTCGGATCTTAGCTTGTCTGTGACGGCTAAGTTGGGCAGAGAAATGAGAACTAAAACGGCGTCCTTCTATTCAGAAGAATCGGAGATTACCACTCTTGGAAGCAATGGAAATGAAGAAACCCAAGACACAAAAATTTTGAATCTCTttgtttaa